A section of the Methanofollis sp. genome encodes:
- a CDS encoding MerR family transcriptional regulator → MTIDQISIGTFSRIVHLTRKALRLYDRKGILVPGAKDPITGYRNYTIGQLEAAVRIRALARLGFSLGEMQAVLDGDDGVDVVERRLAAVRQEMAHLKKIEEVLR, encoded by the coding sequence ATGACCATCGACCAGATCTCCATCGGGACATTCTCAAGGATCGTGCACCTCACCCGGAAGGCCCTCCGCCTCTATGACAGGAAGGGCATCCTGGTGCCCGGGGCAAAGGACCCGATCACCGGCTACCGCAACTACACTATCGGCCAACTCGAGGCGGCGGTGCGGATCAGGGCCCTTGCCAGACTTGGCTTCTCTCTTGGAGAGATGCAGGCGGTCCTCGATGGCGACGACGGCGTGGACGTGGTGGAGAGGCGCCTTGCCGCGGTGCGGCAGGAGATGGCGCACCTCAAGAAGATCGAGGAGGTCCTGCGT